AGAAAAACGATCAAATGCAGTTGCTGAAACAGGATGGCTCGAAGCTTCCGGTCACGGCAAAAAAATATCAAACCGTCAGCCGCGGAGGAAAAGGCCATCCGCTCATTCGACGAGGCAGCTTCACAGGGGATGTCCTTCCGGACGTCACGCTCCCGGAATTTCCAACGGAATCCGACGACTAAAATGACTGGCCCAAAGATGTTTCTCAGATCACTTTCATGTCAAGAGTATAGCCATGGCTAAAAAATACGATGCGAGCGATATCGTGGTCCTCGAAGGCATTGAACCGGTCCGACGCAGACCTGCGATGTATATCGGAGGCACGGACAAAACAGGGTTGCACCATCTCGTGTGGGAAATTCTGGACAATGCCATTGACGAAGTGATCAATGGTCATGCCACCACCATCGTCGTGGACCTCGACAAAACCCCAAATGGCATCCAAATCACGGATAACGGACGCGGCATTCCTGTCGAAAAACATCCCAAGTTCAAAAAGTCCGCCCTGGAAATCATCATGACGACCCTGCATGCCGGCGGCAAGTTCGAAACAGGCAGCTACATTCATTCAGGCGGGCTTCATGGCGTTGGTGCCTCTGTCGTGAACGCGCTCTCCCGGCATCTGGAAGTCAAAGTCAAACGCGATGGGTATGAATGGACGCAGACCTACCAGGCCGGCGCGGCTCAAGGCCCCGTCAAACGCCTGGAGAAAGCCCGCGGCACGGGCACATCGGTCTATTTCAAACCCGATCCATCCATATTCGGAAAGACCACGCTGTTTGACCCGGTCTTATTGCGGGATACGTTGGAAGCCAAAGCCTACCTGCATAAAGGCCTCAAACTGACCTTTAAAGACGGGACTTCAGGAAAGACGCACCACTTCGTTCACGAACAAGGCATTCAGGAATACCTGGTCAAGCTCGTGACCGACCGCGGCCGCAAACCCACGGCTGACTTCGTATTTTATCTCGATCGCAAGCTGAAGAACACAGGAGACCAGACGGGAAACGGCTTTGGAATGGAAGTGGCCCTTCAATGGACGGACGAGCCAGCCGAATTCATCCGCAGTTACGTGAACGGCGTCCAAACCCCCAACGGCGGCACGCATGAAATCGGACTCCGTGGCGGCATCGTCAAGGCGGTGAGAAATTATATTGAAACCCACAATCTCACACCCAAAGGAGTCAGCCTCCAGGCCGAGGACATCCGTGAAGGGCTGGCTGTCGTATTAAGCGTGCTGACCTTGAATCCGCAGTTTCAGGGGCAAACCAAAGAACGCCTCAATAATCCGGAAGTCCAAGGCATGACCGACAATGCGATTCGTCCGGCCCTGGAGACCTTTCTGAATGAAAACCAATCGATCGCTGAATCATTAGTTGGCCGCATGGTTCTCGCGGCACGAGCCCGTGAGGCCTCACGAGAAGCCTCCAAAGCCGTGATGCGTAAAAGCGCCGTGAGCCACAGGCTGAACCTTCCGGGAAAGCTGGCGGATTGCCAGAGCACAGACCCGACGATCAGCGAACTCTTCATCGTCGAAGGCGACTCGGCGGGTGGAACCGCAAAGCAGGGGCGAGACCTCAAAACGCAGGCCATCCTACCCATTCGAGGAAAAGTGTTGAACACCGAAGACCTCACACTCGCCAAAGTCGTCGAAAACAAAGAACTGGCGGATCTCGTCAAAGCCTTAGGATGCAGTATCGGCAAAGACTTCGACTTGAAAAAACTACGCTATCACAAAATCATCCTGCTCATGGACGCCGACATCGACGGCTATCACATCAGCACCTTGCTCTTAACATTCTTTTTCCGGCACTTGCCCGAGCTCATCAAACAGGGACACGTCTACATCGGCCAACCACCACTCTATCGCATCGAGATCGGCAAAGAAGTCCACTGGGCCGGAACGGATGAGGAAAAAGCACGTATCTTGGGCGAAGCCCGAAGCAACGCCAAACCGACGATCAGCCGCTTCAAAGGACTTGGAGAAATGTTTCCTCAGCAGCTTCGTGAAACCACCCTTCAAACCTCCACACGACGGCTCTTAAAAGTCGAACTACTCGATGAGCTGAACACCGACCGCATCTTCCACGACCTCATGGGGAAAAAAACCGAAGCCCGCTACGAATTCCTCATGGCCAACGCCGGTCAAGCCGAGAATTTAGATGTGTAGGAAGTGATTGGCCGCTCCATTCCGTAAGCAACTGGCCATCCTCTAGCTGCCTACTGTTTTGCTCAGAATTCACCCCCCTCCACTTCCTGTTCTTGCGATCAGCGTCCAAGATTTGTTGTGTTAAAGCTCGTGACAGCGCAGCCACATGGATGCGACCCTGGATTCCTCGCTTTGATTTCACGAAACTGTACTTTCTGTGGGGGGGTTGGGTAGCATATCTAACATCAGGCAATGGATAATACCCCAAACATTAAGACGCTGCTACCACGCGCACGTGAAATGTTGCAGCACGTCTACGGTAGTCGCCTCCAAGGTGTCGTGCTATATGGGTCTGCTGCACGAGGCGCTATGTCTTCCACCAGCGACATTGATCTTCTCATTCTCCTACAACCTCCAGTCTACCTAGGCCGTGAACTTCGAACGATCATCAAGACTCTGTACCCTCTGCAATTAGAAATAGACTGTCCGATTCATGCCATGCCTGTCGATGTGAATGTGTATGAAGCCGGTGAATTCAGTTGGTATCGAAATGCCAAAGAAGAAGGTATGCTGGTGTGAACCAAGAAGCGACGGACTTCTGGCAGCGAGCATTGCAAGCCTTGGCAACGGGTAAACACATCGCATCTTCTGATCCAGACGCAGCAGCTTCCCGTGCCTATTATTCAGCCTTCTATGCCGTTTCAGCTCTCTTCTCGGTCGAAGGCAAAACCTTTATTCGACATTCAGGTATAGAGACCGCCGTACATCGCGAATTAGTAAAAACAAATCGCTGGCCACGTGAACTCGGTGAAGACTATGCCTTTTTGCTCCGACTTCGCTCCACCGGGGACTACGGCGGTCAAATGCATGTGACGCGAGAAGAGGCCTTAGATGCGATTCATGCAACTGAGCGAATACTCTCTGCTGTCCATCAAGAAAGCCCCAAACAGTTTCCACGCCCGGCACTGTAGGCGCTCGCTGTCGAAATACAGACCGAACCATGATGTACATGTTGCCTCAGAATTGATTCTCTTTCGTTATTCCGGTGATACTGAAATGATACAGCGCTCCCTTAGTACGCCTTTGCCCTTCAGGACGTGAGAAAAACATCAATGTTTGTCAGGACATCCAAGCGTGTATCACCTTCCGTATCGTTCAACGATGTACATGGTCGTACGGCGCGGGGTGTGTCGTATTTGTCGATTGAAACGTATTCAATTGGGCACTTCAACCTGCGCCAACGACTCGGGCACCTGTAATAGGCATATCGGTGTTGTCTCTGCGCATTCAAGAAAGAAACGACACCATAGTTCGAATGGTGCTTACCGAGACCGTATCCTAACTAAGCATCAGGCAAATTTTGCCCGTCTTCACGAAACTATACTTTCATTATAGCGAATCCAATTACGTTCCAGACGACAATACGACACACCCCGCGCGGTACGACGTTGAGCCATACGGAAATTATTTGAAACGGCTATAAGGGTTGCAGTAGCATGGCGACCGGGTTTGGATTACACGGAGCAGACTTCATGGTTGCTGTTCCTGAATTACCTGGATGGCCTGGAGCAGGAGAGAGTCACGAGAAACCAGGCATGCGATACGAGGGAGTTTCGAGAAAGGCGGTAACCATCAGTGACCACGATCGCTCACTTTACGAAAGCCCATGAATCCACCCTGATTCACTTTCTGTCGTCGTCTCGACGCCCCAAAGAGACCTTTTCCTTTCCGCAATCGTCGGGGTTTCTATTCAGCATCGCGAATGCGCCGGAAATGATTCTGCCTTCGGAGTGGATGCCGATAATCTTCAATAACGAAGATGGCCAGTACGAGTCTCAAGAGGAAGCCTCACGTGTCCTTCAGGCCATGATGGCGCTGTTTAATGAGTGCGGGCGGGAACGAGTGAAAGGGAAGGAGCCCCTTCCGCCGGGATGTGCCATCCGACCTCAGCCACTGGATAATTTGGATGCCGACGCGCCACTCAGTCAGTGGGCCCGTGGATTTATGATCGGACACGACTACCTTCATGAAATCTGGGATGATTGTCTTCCCGAGTCAATCGATGAAGAAGTCGGCGCTATCCTCATGGCGCTGACCTTCTTTGCCACACCGACACTCGCCGAGTCTTACCACAAACTGGCCAAGGAGCCAGGAAGCTTTGAGCACCTTGCCCAAACCATTCTCAAGATTTTTCCTGATGCGATACACGAGTACGCGCTGTTGGGACGAACCATCTTTCAAGCGCGATGTGAAGAGGGTAATTTTCCTCAAGGACCGGTGGGAAGCTCTAAAATCGGCCGGAACGATCCCTGCCCATGCGGAAGCGGGAAAAAATATAAAAGATGCTGCGGGTTCAATTGAAGCACTCCGTTGCCCATTCTTGTAGACCGCTAGAATGAGTGCAACGGTCTGCGCGACGACGACTTGTCCTCCAATCTACTGCATATTTATTGTGAAATTCTCTACACTCTAGCCGTTCAGACTTCGATGAGGCCGGTCAATTGACATTCAATAATCTCGAACGTGCGAGAAGGTACCACGAGCACACCAAGCATAACTTTAATCAATATGCCCGGTCATTGGGTTATATGGATTGGGCGAATCAACCTGATCCATTTCGACGATACGAGGGCGCCCCTCTCGTTAGCCTGCCTCTTCTGAATCCCGATGAAGAACCTACTTCTCCAAGCTACGATAATCTCTTTCGTCCTCATGTCATTTCGCCACAGCCTCTGACGATCAACAGTCTGTCGCGGTTCTTTGAATATGCGCTCTCCATCACCGCATGGAAGGAATATGGCGGCAATCGCTGGGCCTTACGCAGCAACCCGTCCAGTGGCAACCTTCATCCCACGGAAGGATATTTAATCGTTGGAGAAATACCAGAAGTTGGACTTGCCCCTGGGCTGTACCACTATGCACCCAAGGAACATGCGCTCGAGCAGCGACTGCGATGTTCTTCAGAAGCGATCCATCGACTCACCGCACCGTTTCCCTCTCAAACGTGTTTTGTTGGCCTCAGCTCCATTCATTGGCGAGAAGCCTGGAAATATGGGGAACGGGCGTTTCGTTATTGCCAGCATGATATCGGTCATGCCATCGGGACGCTTCGCATCGCCGCCGCGACCTTGGGATGGAAAATGCTGGTACTCAGCGAAACATCCGATGATACTCTGTCAACACTGCTTGGACTCGATCGCCATGATGATTTTGTGGATTCAGAAAAGGAATACCCGGAACTCGTGGCCGCCCTTTGGCCCGAGCCCTCTTGCCCGCCGACGGAACTTCCTCTGGGACTCGATCAGATAGCTGTCAACAATCTCGCGCAAGGAACCTGGCAGGGTAAAGCCAATCGACTGAGTCGCGACAATCCCGTTCCGTGGGAAATCATCGATGAAGTGGCTGAGGCCACATGGAGATCGATAGGAAAGCCTGCCCTGGTCACTTTTTCCTCGTCGCCCCTTTCTTCTCACGTGCAAGCCGAGAAGAAATCATCTCACGAGGTCTCTGCGGGCCAAATGATCCATCAACGCCGAAGCGCCGTGGAGTTCGACGGGCGTACGGGCATTTCCGCTCAACGTTTTTTTCACATGTTGACCCGTATCATGCCCCACGGAATGCTCCCGATCGAACAAAGACCTATGCCGTGGGACTGCGTTCTCTGGAACCCGGCGATCCATCTGGCCCTGTTTGTCCATCGAGTAGACGGCATTTCCCCAGGCCTGTACTTTTTGATCCGGGATTCCTCTCCTGAAAAATTCGCAGAATTGAAGGCGGCGATGCAGGAACAGTTTCTGTGGACGAAACCCGAATCCTGTCCGACCGATCTCCCTTTGTACCTGTTAGAAGAGGGGAACGCCCAAAAGATCGCCATACAAGTCAGTTGCTGGCAGGAAATCGCCGGAGCCAGCGCATTTTCTTCGGGCATGATTGCCGAGTTTGATCAGACCCTCGCAACACATGGTTCATGGGCTTACCGCCGGCTCTTCTGGGAAACAGGCCTCATCGGGCAGATTTTATACCTCGAAGCCGAGGCCGGCGGCGTTCGAGCGACAGGCATTGGGTGCTTTTTTGATGATCCGGTCCATAAAGTGTTTGGATTTTATCCTCAGACAACCTATCAATCGCTGTACCACTTTACCGTCGGCGGCCCAATCGAGGATACACGTCTCACAACACTTCCTCCCTACGGTGACCGTGTGAAGGAAAGGTCTGACATTGAAACAGCCTAGCCCTCTGCCTCAATCATTTTTTAATCGGCCCACGCTAACCGTCGCGAAGGACCTTTTGGGAAAGTTTTTGATGCGTCAAACGGCTTCGGGAATCGTCGTGGCGAGAATCGTGGATGTCGAAGCCTATATCGGCCAAGAGGACAAAGCCTGCCATGCCTCCAAAGGCCGGACCAAACGATCAGAGGTGTTATTCGGCCCAGCAGGGTACACCTATGTCTATTTGATTTATGGAATGTACGACCTTCTCAACTTCGTGACCGAGCGACTCGATTTTCCCGCGGCCATTCTGATCCGGGGCGTGGAAATCGTCGAACAAGACACGGAAATACTCTCTCAACCCATCCGCATCGATGGCCCGGGACGGGTATGCCGGCGATTAGCCATAGACCGGACACTCAACCGCATCGATGCTACAACCGGACAATCGATCTGGGTCGAAGACCGCGGGGAGAAAATTTCCAGAAAGCAAATACACGCGTCCCCTCGTATCGGCGTGGATTACGCTGGTGAATGGGCTCTCAAACCCTGGCGATTTTTCCTGCCCCCGGCCAAACGGACTGTAAAACTCTGAACAGCCTGAACAGATTGAACGCGCGTCTTCAAGCAAACTTCTGCCTTCATCTTGAACAACCCCTCATGAATGCGTTAGGGTCTATAGCGAAACGAGACTAGGCTTGGCCGTACCCTTGGACATGATAGCGCCTAGAGTCGTAAACCATTTAGAATCTATCATTTAGTCAAGCTCTCACCCCTTTTGATGTTTCGATTGCACGTGTCCAAGTCACTAGCTCAACGCGACAACCTACTTTAAATTTAGAGAAATTTATGGTACGGCTATAGCAATCGAACGCAACAAAATTTTCCAAACAACACGTACGTGATTTTCACATAGC
The genomic region above belongs to Nitrospirales bacterium and contains:
- a CDS encoding type IIA DNA topoisomerase subunit B; its protein translation is MAKKYDASDIVVLEGIEPVRRRPAMYIGGTDKTGLHHLVWEILDNAIDEVINGHATTIVVDLDKTPNGIQITDNGRGIPVEKHPKFKKSALEIIMTTLHAGGKFETGSYIHSGGLHGVGASVVNALSRHLEVKVKRDGYEWTQTYQAGAAQGPVKRLEKARGTGTSVYFKPDPSIFGKTTLFDPVLLRDTLEAKAYLHKGLKLTFKDGTSGKTHHFVHEQGIQEYLVKLVTDRGRKPTADFVFYLDRKLKNTGDQTGNGFGMEVALQWTDEPAEFIRSYVNGVQTPNGGTHEIGLRGGIVKAVRNYIETHNLTPKGVSLQAEDIREGLAVVLSVLTLNPQFQGQTKERLNNPEVQGMTDNAIRPALETFLNENQSIAESLVGRMVLAARAREASREASKAVMRKSAVSHRLNLPGKLADCQSTDPTISELFIVEGDSAGGTAKQGRDLKTQAILPIRGKVLNTEDLTLAKVVENKELADLVKALGCSIGKDFDLKKLRYHKIILLMDADIDGYHISTLLLTFFFRHLPELIKQGHVYIGQPPLYRIEIGKEVHWAGTDEEKARILGEARSNAKPTISRFKGLGEMFPQQLRETTLQTSTRRLLKVELLDELNTDRIFHDLMGKKTEARYEFLMANAGQAENLDV
- a CDS encoding HEPN domain-containing protein — encoded protein: MNQEATDFWQRALQALATGKHIASSDPDAAASRAYYSAFYAVSALFSVEGKTFIRHSGIETAVHRELVKTNRWPRELGEDYAFLLRLRSTGDYGGQMHVTREEALDAIHATERILSAVHQESPKQFPRPAL
- a CDS encoding UPF0149 family protein, giving the protein MTTIAHFTKAHESTLIHFLSSSRRPKETFSFPQSSGFLFSIANAPEMILPSEWMPIIFNNEDGQYESQEEASRVLQAMMALFNECGRERVKGKEPLPPGCAIRPQPLDNLDADAPLSQWARGFMIGHDYLHEIWDDCLPESIDEEVGAILMALTFFATPTLAESYHKLAKEPGSFEHLAQTILKIFPDAIHEYALLGRTIFQARCEEGNFPQGPVGSSKIGRNDPCPCGSGKKYKRCCGFN
- a CDS encoding SagB/ThcOx family dehydrogenase, translating into MTFNNLERARRYHEHTKHNFNQYARSLGYMDWANQPDPFRRYEGAPLVSLPLLNPDEEPTSPSYDNLFRPHVISPQPLTINSLSRFFEYALSITAWKEYGGNRWALRSNPSSGNLHPTEGYLIVGEIPEVGLAPGLYHYAPKEHALEQRLRCSSEAIHRLTAPFPSQTCFVGLSSIHWREAWKYGERAFRYCQHDIGHAIGTLRIAAATLGWKMLVLSETSDDTLSTLLGLDRHDDFVDSEKEYPELVAALWPEPSCPPTELPLGLDQIAVNNLAQGTWQGKANRLSRDNPVPWEIIDEVAEATWRSIGKPALVTFSSSPLSSHVQAEKKSSHEVSAGQMIHQRRSAVEFDGRTGISAQRFFHMLTRIMPHGMLPIEQRPMPWDCVLWNPAIHLALFVHRVDGISPGLYFLIRDSSPEKFAELKAAMQEQFLWTKPESCPTDLPLYLLEEGNAQKIAIQVSCWQEIAGASAFSSGMIAEFDQTLATHGSWAYRRLFWETGLIGQILYLEAEAGGVRATGIGCFFDDPVHKVFGFYPQTTYQSLYHFTVGGPIEDTRLTTLPPYGDRVKERSDIETA
- a CDS encoding DNA-3-methyladenine glycosylase, whose amino-acid sequence is MKQPSPLPQSFFNRPTLTVAKDLLGKFLMRQTASGIVVARIVDVEAYIGQEDKACHASKGRTKRSEVLFGPAGYTYVYLIYGMYDLLNFVTERLDFPAAILIRGVEIVEQDTEILSQPIRIDGPGRVCRRLAIDRTLNRIDATTGQSIWVEDRGEKISRKQIHASPRIGVDYAGEWALKPWRFFLPPAKRTVKL